The nucleotide window CTCACCGCTGGCAGCTGATCCTGCCTGCCTAGGAATGCCTCACACCCCAGGAAAGCCTACATCATCTTCTACCTCAAGGGCGGCCCACCTGGGTCTCCAACCTCTGGAGGAGATTGACTACAAGACCAACCCGCACGTTAAGCCACCATACTCATATGCCACCCTCATATGCATGGCAATGCAAGCGAGCAAGAAGAGCAAGATTACACTTTCGGCCATCTACAAGTGGATCACAGATAACTTCTGCTACTTCCGGCACGCAGACCCCACTTGGCAGGTAAATAGCCAAAAATACTTAAGAATATCTCATACGTTAGTTTGACATacattgagttaaaggggttatccaggaaaaaatgtttttttatatatttcaactggctccagaaagttaaacagatttgtaaattacttctattaaaatttttttaatccttccaatgattatcagctgctgaagttgagttgttgttttctgtctggcaatagtgctctctgctgacatctctgcttgtttcaggaactgcacagagtagaagaggtttgctatggggatttgcttctaaactgggcagttcccgagacaggtgtcatcagagagcacttagacagaaaagaacaacccaacttcagcaactcacaagtactgaaaggattaagatttttaaatagaagtaatttacaaatctgtttaactttctggagccagttgagatatatatatatatatatatatatatatatatatatatatatatataaacgttttttcctggataacccctttaatcatggtATAGACCACTCTTCCAcaacctgtgtctctccagctgtaacaaaactacaactcccatcatgcacttacagcagtagttttagttttgcaacagttggagagcgaCAGGTAGGGGAACCCTAATATAAACTGCATGGGGGCATCACATCTATATGCCGACATCTACTCGTCTCCATAAGACACTATGACACTATATGACACTGATGCAGGTCCTGAGGCAATAAGGCATGCACTTGGCATCTTTCTGCCTTACCCCTTTCCCCTGGGTATAATTATCCTCTAGTTCCGTGACTCCCGAGTAACTATTTTGCACATTGTGCTTCCCACAGCATCACGAGTGTTACATTAACCCCTGTGATCCATCAGATGGAGGCAGTCAATTGTTCATTCCCAAATTTGCCATACATTTAAGGTCCAGCGTTTCTGCAAAAGCGCAACACAATTGTTAGTATGTGTGGGCAACAATGGAGGGTCAAAGGAGGTTCCTATACAGGGTCAGTAACTACACCGCCATATATCAGTGTACTATTAGATGGTGGATGTCAGCTCCTTCCCTCCCCCTGTTCTGTAGAATCTGTGTGGCCCTGACAATGCATTGTCTCACGGTAATAGATGGTCCTTGGGAGGGACCAGACGAGACTGGTTTATGGGGGAAATCTTGTACAGTGAGGTGGGAGGAGGAGATTACCGGAAAGGGGGAAACTagaagcaacccccccccccttgccgctTTAAACAAATATATCTATCTACTGATCTATCTGTGTACATATaacctatctatctctatctatctacatatcatctatctatctgtctctatctatctatctacatatcatctatctatctgtctctagCTATCTGTCTACATataacctatctatctatctatctatctacatatcatctatctatctctatctatctatctatctacatataacctatctctctatctatctatctatctatctatctacatatcatctatatgtctatctatctatctcatatctatctatctatcaatctgtctacctacctacctacctacatatcctctatctatctatctatctatctatctatctatctatctatctcatagctatctatctatctgtctaccaacctacctacatgtcatctatctatctatctatctcatatctatctgtctacctacctacatatcatctatctatctcatatctatctatctcacatctatctatctatctatctatctctctcatagctatctttctatctatctcatatctatctatctatctcatagctatctatctatctatctatctatttatctcatatctatatatctatctatatatctatctatctcatatctatttatctgtctacatacctacctacatatcatctatctatctcatatctatctatctatctatctatctatctatctatctcatatctatctatctatctcacatctatctatctatctatctatctcatagctatctatctatctatctatctcatagctatctatctcatatctatctatctatctcatatctatctgtctgtctacatacctacctacatatcatctatctatctatctatctcatatctatctatctatctatctatctcatatctatctatctatctatctcatatctatctatctatctatctatctatctatctatctcatagctatctatctatctcatatctatctatctatctatctatctatctcatatctatctatctatctatctcatagctatctatctatctcatatctatctatctatctatctatctatctatctcatatctatctgtctgtctacatacctacctacatatcatctatctatctatctatctatctatctatctatctcatatctatctcatatctatctatctatctaccatctATCTAATCTGTTTTGTGCCCAAACAAGAAAACATGCCTCCAAAACCATAAAGTGTGTAGGAGGCGAATAATGAAAGCGAATCCCCCAGCTCGCCTCCAACTTTACTAGTTTAATTAAACATTGGTGGTGGGGGGCGTCCCAGACACACACAGGTGGTGAGGATGGAGACCGCTGAGGCAAGAatgataaatatgtttaactggcCAAAGCAATAAGCATCCAGAGTCCGAGAATGGAGGGAGATGAATAGAAAAGAGGAGGTGGGGGCCGTGTCGTTTTTTCTCCCCTTGTTAAATTTCATTAAACAGTAAATAGCGGATCAGGAAGATCCGGGATCCCTGTAGTTGGGGGGGATAGGAGGGGCTGGACttagggtaaagggagaaaaatcgGAATGTAACCATTTTGATGCTTATTTTACTTTACTGGATGCTGCTAAAATttccaaagtgaaaaaaattacttaaaaaaaaagaatgttgaaATACTTTTAACCAAATttaataaaaggcacctgcctcctaaaaatgaaaggagcTGTTTTAGTTTTAAATACAAATTTTCCGTTTTCTGGCTTTAGTATTTGGTAATTCTGTTTAAAGTTTTTGGCCGCACCCACCTGGTTTCTCATGTAAACTTATCCCTCCCAACTTTTGGCTTGAGTGgtgcaaaaagcaaaatttttGCATCGTTTTGGTAAACATGGTGTTTTGTAACAAAATGTTATGCAGTTAATGGCAAAAACAGACACAAATACATTGATGTATAGATAGACAGTATAATAATATTAACTTTTCtctgatgttttttttccttATGTAGAATTCTATCAGACACAACCTATCTCTGAATAAGTGCTTCATTAAAGTTCCTCGTGAGAAAGATGAGCCAGGAAAAGGTGGGTTTTGGAAGATCGATCCCCAATACGCTGACCGCCTTATGAATGGTGCCATTAAGAAGAGACGACTGCCACCTGTCCAGATTCACCCAGCCTTTGCCGGCGCCCATTCCACTTCCACCGACAATAATATGGGTTCTGTCTGGCCTTTGAGTGTAAGCACCGAGTCCCATCAGCTGTTGAAGGAGTTTGAGGAAGCCACCGGTGAACAAAACTGGAATGGTGAACACGTATGGAACATGGTGGAAAACAAAAGTCACAAGCGCAAGCAGCCATTGCCTAAGCGGATGTTTAAAGCTCCCCGCTTATCCAGTTCTCCTATGCTATCCCATGACGACCAGACAGAACTCGGACCCCTAAAAGGAGATTTTGACTGGGAAGTCATTTTTGAATCAAACATCGGTGACAACTTCTCTGCATTTGAGGACCTAGAAGTGACTCCACCGCTGAGCCCAGTCAGCCAATCTGTTGACCTCACAGTCCACGGTAAGCACATTGACTGTCCTCAGCAGTGGTATCCTATGGGGCAGGACCAAGTAGCAGTTCAGAACAGTTTGGATTTTGATGAAACATTCCTGGCCACCTCATTTCTCCAGCACCCATGGGACGAGGACAGGAATGACTACATTTCAAACTCTTCCAACCTAGATCAGCTGTTCGATCTCAATGAAGAATTCCCCCCAGGACTGAATGACTGGAACTCCATGGGTTCCTATTTACAATAATGGCACCATCTTGGACTTTGTAAGACGTGTGTACATTGTAGACTTACATATAGATATaccaatacattttatatttacatttatcTGTCGTTGAACTCGTGTAAAGAGGAAGACGTTCAGACGTTTACATGTCTAACAAAAGGGATATAGAACCTCCAATGTGAGACAGCATCTTTACCGAATCCAGGGGGAAATGGTCTACAGGACAGCATGAACTCTGGACATGGAGAAGACCCTTCCCCTATTTCTCAATCAAATGTACAGTACTTAGTATAAAGACAAAGAAAATATCAAACTTTTGTACTTATTTTTctacagaaaaacaaaacaaaaaagaaagtatGTTTTTTGAAAACGCTATTTCTTTTATTGTGACTTCATTTCTGGTCTTTGGTGAACAGCTTGAGCAAGATATGTTTTATTATACGAAATCATGAAATGATCAATTCTTAATAATGTGCAATGTATTCTCTTCATCTGACGTGGTTTGTACTGACCTCCAGCAAATTGATGGGGAGCGTAGGTTATTTTCCATGTTGGATCTTACATATTCCTACTGGTTGGATGTCAGAACAAACCTTgtcagatacatatatatatatatgttgggtGGTACGTGAATGGGTGCTGCTACCATTTTTCAGAGTTATAAAAGTCTATTCTTAAGAATATGTTTAAGCTTTTGCTGCCAGAGTCCTCAAAGTGTTGCGTACTCCTCTGGTGTTAAGAGTTAAGTAGTTTGCTTCACTTGGATTCTGATATGTGGAAGGggaacaaatgtgcatgtgtatgtgtgtgtatgtgaatagAGCTGGCACCAGGGAACAATGAGGAGTTTATGACTGTTCACCGCCTATTTGAATGGCTTAAACATTGTTATGCAATTTCAATTGGGGTGGGAATCAGGGTTGAATACTGGGAAGATTGAAGGACAGCACTCTTGAATGGACATTGAATTTTCTCCTATGGattaaaataaatgcatttttctttaaattaatTACAATACGTTTTGGCatctttatttgtatatttattataataaaaagaaacaaacatcAGTAGTTTAAGATCTATCAACAGCAGATTATTCAGGCCAGACCCAACAACTCGCAGATAAAGATAAACATACTGCGATAACCAAGCATACCTACCCATAAAACATAAAAAGCACCATACtccatactagagatgagcgaatttacagtaaatttgattcgtcacgaacttctcggctcggcggttgctgacttttcctgcataaattagttcagctttccggtgctccggtgggctggaaaaggtggatacagtcctaggaaagagtctcctaggactgtatccaccttttccagcccacgggagcacctgaaagctgaactaatttatgcaggaaaaatcagcaaccgccgagccgaaaagtttgtgacgaatcaaatttactgtaagttcgctcatctctactccataCACAAGTACTCTCTCTCAACCTTTTGAAACTGTATTATTTCTATGGAATGAACTATGGAGTCTTCATAGTTCCATCTTTATGAATGCCCTTGGCACTAATGCCCTTATCAATAcccaataaaaatttagtgtGGGTTAATAAACTGAGC belongs to Hyla sarda isolate aHylSar1 chromosome 13, aHylSar1.hap1, whole genome shotgun sequence and includes:
- the FOXJ1 gene encoding forkhead box protein J1; translated protein: MFDIPTPVPSDMADNWLAYQAESEVGQESLSSSVNLDDSLTSLQWLQEFSIINANVGKTPSSSVDSNGYRHLPGSAAPCSPLAADPACLGMPHTPGKPTSSSTSRAAHLGLQPLEEIDYKTNPHVKPPYSYATLICMAMQASKKSKITLSAIYKWITDNFCYFRHADPTWQNSIRHNLSLNKCFIKVPREKDEPGKGGFWKIDPQYADRLMNGAIKKRRLPPVQIHPAFAGAHSTSTDNNMGSVWPLSVSTESHQLLKEFEEATGEQNWNGEHVWNMVENKSHKRKQPLPKRMFKAPRLSSSPMLSHDDQTELGPLKGDFDWEVIFESNIGDNFSAFEDLEVTPPLSPVSQSVDLTVHGKHIDCPQQWYPMGQDQVAVQNSLDFDETFLATSFLQHPWDEDRNDYISNSSNLDQLFDLNEEFPPGLNDWNSMGSYLQ